Sequence from the [Clostridium] scindens genome:
CACAGATGGCGGATAATGGCCTGAAAATTAATGAGTTAGAGGATAAAGACTCCCTGGCAAAAGCAGCCACAGCAATTTATGAAGATTATCGTGATGAAATAGGTTCTGACCTTTTAGATAATGTACTTGGCGAACTTGGCCGTAACTGATGAGAGGAGAGAGAATATGCTGAATATAATGAAGAAAGCAAACGCCATGCTGAATAAAGTCTTTACCGGCCTGTCCGTAGCATTGCTGGCGGTGGTGATAGTGGCGACGGCGCTTCAGGTCTTTACCAGATATATTATGAATGCATCCTTATCTGGAACAGACGAAGTAGCCAGATTCGCATTTGTGTGGATGAGTATGATGGGAGCCAGCCTGTGTGTCAGAAACCATGGACATGCAGTCGTCTCCGTTTTGACTGATTCGCTTAAGAATAAGCCAAAAGCGCAGGCCATTCATAGTGTTGCGGTTCAGATACTGATTATGATAGGCGCTGCGGTACTAGTCGTATGCGGCATTCAGCTAGTGATCGCTACGGGAGAACAGAGCAGCGCAGGCCTTGGGATACCGATATCCTACACGTATGCCTGTATTCCTGTGGGCGGAGCAGGTATGGTAATAAATAGTTTTGTAAACATTTTGGAAGAGATATCTTGCAGGAAAGGGGGAGATGCTTCATGAGCCTTACATATGCATTGATTATATTTGCGATCTTACTGATTTTAATATTCTTTGGCGTGCCAATTGCATACAGTATTGAACTGTCCGTGGTTGTGCTGCTTGTCATTACGCATTTGAAGCCACTGATCCTCATTCCCCAGAAATTAGAGATAGGAATGGATACATTCGTCTACCTGGCAATTCCTTTATTTACTCTGGCAGGGTATCTGATGGAGCAGGGAGGGCTATCTGACCGCCTTGTAGACTGTGTGGAGAAGTTGTTTGGCTGGTTTCCTGGAAGCATGGGAACGATAACGATTATATGCTGTCTGTTCTTTGCATCCCTGACGGGATCCGGTCCGGCAACAGTCGCTGCTATAGGCGCGATTATGGTTCCTACGATGCTAAAAAACGGGTATTCCCGGCGGGAAGCCGCCGGACTTCTGGCCGCGGGAGGGGCCCTGGGACCGATTATTCCACCGAGCATTGCGATGATCGTCTATGCGACAACGATGGGCTTGTCCGTACCGGAGATGTTTATGGCCGCCCTGCTTCCAGGCATTCTTCTAGGAGCAGCATTTATTGTTACAAATACGGTGCTGGTAGTCCGCAAGGGAATGAAAGGAGAGCGGCCGCATTTTACGGCAAAAGAACTGGGGAGATCTATCTGGAGGGCGCTGGGGGTTATCTTTCTTCCTATTCTGGTTCTAGGAGGCATCTACGGGGGAATCTTTACGCCTACAGAAGCAGCAACGATTGCTGCCGTATATGCGCTGATACTGGGACTGGCATACCGGGAACTGAATCTCGGGAAGATTATCACTGCCATGAAGAAAACAGTAACGACATCAGCAATGGTTATATTTATTGTCGGAATATCCAATGCATTTGGAACTGTGCTGGCAGCAGCGAATATTCCCAAGACGATTGCCAGCGTGATCATTCCATATCTGAATAGCCGGGTTGTCTATCTGCTGCTTTTGATGGTGCTCCTCTTCCTGGTCGGATGCGTTATGGAGACGGTATCTTCTATTGTAATCCTTGCGCCGATTCTCGTTCCCATCGGCATATCTATGGGAATCAATGAGATGCACCTGGGAATCTTATTCAGCATCTGCCTGATTGTAGGATTTATCACGCCTCCATTCGGACTGAACCTGTTTACATCAGCGGCGACTTCAGAAGTAAGCTTCCAAGAGGTGGTAAAGGGAGTCCTTCCCTATCTGGCGGCGGCTCTGGCCGTGGTAGTGCTGATAGCATTCATTCCGCAGATATCGCTGGCATTGCCTGAACTTTTGGGATACTAAATATTAGAATATATACATAAGGAGTTTGAATCATGAAAGCAATTGTAGTAGATAAAGATTATGGGAGCGTAAGCGCCCGGGAACTTATGGAAGTGCAGGAATCCTATAAGCAGGCTGGCATTGAACTCGAAGCATATCATTTTCAGACAGAGGAAGAAATCATGGAAGGATGCAGAGGTGCAGACGCAATTCTTGCAACGGGCAATCCTCCTATAACCAGAAAAGTTATGGAGGCGCTGCCGGAATTAAAGTTTATACAGAGATTTGGGGCAGGGGTTAATTCCATAGATCTTCATGCAGCGGCAGAGATGGGGAAGATTGTCCTTAATCTTCCTGGATTCTGCGCGAAAGAACTTGCAGATCTTGCAACTGCGATGATTCTGGGATTGATCCGCAATACGGCATATTATGACCGTGAAATTCGCAAGGGAAAATGGCCGAAGTGCCAATATCTTCTTCCGGGGGATGTTCGGGAGATGACCCTTGGCCTATATGGATTCGGCGCGGCAGGACGTTATCTGCATGATATTTTTCATGGAGGATTTGGGACAAAAGTAATCGCATGTGACCCATACGTGACGGAAGACGTAAAAAGACGGTATCCGGATGTAGAATTCGTGGAATTCAATCGAATGCTTAAGGAAAGCGATATCATATCCATTCATGTGGTCCTGACGCCTGAGACAACGCATGTGTTCAACGAAGATGCGTTCCGGCAGATGAAGAAGACATCGATGATTATCAATGTATCCCGCGGCCCGGTGATAGATCAAAAGGCGCTTGCATGGGCGCTTGACGAAGGAGAAATTCTTTATGCGGGACTTGATACGGTAGAAAAGGAGCCGATTGATCCGGATGATCCGCTTCTTCAAATGGATAATGTAATACTTAGCCCTCACAGCGGCTCTTATGGAGCAGGCGCAAAGAAGACACAGATTCAGATGGTGTGCGGCCTGCTTCCGGAGGCAGTGAAAAATGGAAGGATTCCCGCCAGAAATATAGCGAATAAGGGCGTAATAGAAAAAATAACGGAATATGAGTTTGTTTAGAGGAGGAGAGTATAGATGGCAGCAGGATGTAAGATTATAAAAGAGTTTTGCAGACCAGAGAAAGATCTGGTTATGCGCTTTAAAGATATGCCGGTAGCGAATATTGATGATAACATGGGAAGGGTAGCAGCTGTAGACAATTCTATCCTGCCAGTGGGAAAAGGACAGCTTCTTGGTACCGCGTTTACAGTGAGGGTTCCCCAGGGAGATAATCTGATGTTCCATGCGGCTATGGATTTGGCAAAACCCGGGGATGTAATTGTCATTGATGCAGGAGGCTTTGAAGACCGCGCGATATTTGGAGAACTGATGGCATCCTATTGTAAGAAACGAGGAATAAGAGGCATTGTATGTGATGGAGCGATTCGCGACAGAGGAGGCCTTGCGGCAATGGAAGATTTTCCGGTATATGCCAGGGCGACGACGCCTAACGGGCCATATAAGAACGGGCCGGGAGAAATTAATGTGCCAGTATGTATTGGCGGAAAGGTAGTATATCCCGGAGATATCGTGGTGGGAGACGAGGATGGAGTACTCTTTATACGCCCTCAGGATGCCGGCAAAATTGCTGATGCAACCCTTGCAGTTGAAAGGAAAGAGGCAGATATTATGGAACATATTATAAAAGATGGGACCTATATAAGACCTTGGGTGAATAAGAAGCTTGAAGAGATTGGATGCGAGATAGTCGAATAGTCAAAGGGTAAATTTAATACAATGTGGCAAGTCAGGGATGGAGACCTATTAAAAAGGCTTCATCCCTGCTTGGCATTTATCCAGACTATAACGGTAGAAATAGTCCGGCAAAAATGATAAAATTAGAAAGATCTATGAAATCAAGGACAAATTGGAGAATACATATGCAGTTACGCAATGAGATCCCGGATACGTTCTGGGGCCTGTTCCGGTCCGTGAACCGGGAGATATACATTGATGCGCTATTATATATCAATGAAGAATACCAATATAATAACTATTTCCTTACCAAAGAAGCATGCATCCAGGTTTTAGGCGATATGAACGCCAGGAAGCGGTACGAGCTTCAATGGGAAGAAAGCGAGTCGGAATTTGATATGCTGGAGACGCCGTCATCCCGTATCTTGAACTGGCTTCTTCGGACCGGATGGCTTAAACGGATAGAGGATTATAATACGCTGGTGACCAATATCGTGATCCCGGACTATTCCGCCATATTTATTGACGCTTTTGAACGTCTTAGTTCCGAGGATATGGAGGAGACAGACATCTATATTCAGAATGTCTATGCCACGTTATTTTCCTTTCAGAACGATGCCAGAGCCAATCTGGGCATGCTTCGCACTGCCTTGGTGAATACACGCAGGCTTAATAAGGCGCTGCAGGATATGCTCCATAATATGGACAAGTTTTTTGCACGGCTGTTGGATCAAAAGTCTTATGGCGATCTTCTAAGAGAGCATCTGGACGGGTATGTGGAGGAAATCGTCAGGAAGAAGTATCATATCTTGAAGACTTCGGACAATTTCTATATCTATAAGATGGATATTAAGAAGTGCCTGCGCGATATGCGGGAAGATGAAGCGTGGATAGAGCAGGTAAGAGACCGTTCAAGGGCCATGGGAGATACAGGAGAGGATGTATTGGAACTTCTGGATCAGATCGAGAGGGGATTCGATGATATCGAGCACAGAATCGCCAACATGGACAAAGAACATACCAAATACGTCCGCGCGACAGTAACCAGGCTTAACTATCTGCTGAGCGGAGAGTCGGATACGAAAGGCATGGTCATAAAACTTCTGAACCGTATGTCAGAGAGCGCGGATTATGATGAGGTGCTGGCAAAGACAGGGGAGAAGATGAATCTCTCCCTGCTGGAGATCTTATCGGAGAAGTCCTTGTATAAAAGGCGGAAGGGCCGAAGAGACTTTATCAGCCAGATGGAGCCGGATGAAGAGATTGCGGACCTTGACAAGGAAGATGTGCTGAAGCTTAACCGCATCCAGGTACGCTATACCAAGGAACAGATAGAGGCATTCATTGAATCCCACATGAATCAGGACGAGATTATGGATGCGGCTCAGGTAGATATCATGGATGAGGAAACCTTTGAAAAACTGATCTTGGCCTATGATTACAGTACCAGAAGGAGCAGCAAGTACATGGTGCTGGAAGAAGAGCCAAATATGATAGAAAAAGGGCCGTATAAGTATCCGGCGCTGAAGTTTGTAAGGAGAAGATTATGATAGACTATTTTGAACAGCTAAGCCAGGAAGAGCAGGAGGATATCACGGAGGTAATCCAGATCCTGTACCGCCAGACATTTCTGCTGGAGAGGAAGTATGACAAAAGATCCGGGCGCATGCAGTATGTGCGGGAGTATCGGATATGCAGCAAGCATATGGAATTCTTAAGGGCATATTATAAAGTCGCGGGAATTACCTTGAAAGAGAATGCCCATATGGGCCTGATCTATATCCAGGGGGAGGCTTTGTGGGGAGAGAAGTTGCCAAGGCTTGCAACCATCTATCTGCTGGTATTAAAACTCATCTATGATGAGCAGATGGCGGCGGTATCTTCCAGCAGCCATATTGTCACCACGCTGGGGGCAGTCAATGGAAAGGCGGGAGACTTCCGGGTGCTCCACGGTCTGCCTTCTCCTACGGAAATGCGCCGGACCATCGCGCTTCTTAAGAAATATCAGATCATAGAGCCGCTGGACGTTCTGGAGGAATTGAACGAGCACACGAGGCTTATCATATATCCCTGCATTCACGCGGTGCTGATGGGGGATGATATTAAGGAACTGTTAGAGACATTTGGCGAGGAGGAGAACATTGGAGACGAAGCAGCCATTCAAAGCACTCTCGAGGATATGCCTGAATAACTGGCATTATATAGATAAGAAGATACTGACTTTAAGCGAAGGGATTAATTTCTTTACCGGCCATTCTGGAAGCGGCAAGTCTACGGTGATCGACGCGATCCAGATCGTTCTGTATGCCAATACGGATGGCCGCGGGTTCTTTAACAAGGCGGCGGCAGACGATTCTGACCGGAGCCTGATCGAGTACCTGCGGGGCATGGTAAATATCAGTGAGAATAATGAATCCCAGTATCTTAGGAATAAGAACTTTTCCAGCACCATCGTACTGGAACTGGAACAGACCAATACAAGAGAAAAGCAGTGCGTGGGCGTCGTATTTGACGTGGAGACGGCTACCAATGAGATTAGCAGGCTGTTCTTCTGGCATACGGGAGAACTTTTAAATAACCATTACCGTACGGAAAAAAGATGTCTGACGACCATAGAAATGCGGGAGTATCTGCAAAGGACATTTCCGCCGGAAGGATTCTACTGCGGTCCCAGCAATGAGAGATTCCGCCGCCAGCTCTATGACATTTATCTGGGCGGGCTGGACATGGAGAAGTTTCCCAGGCTATTTAAACGGGCGATCCCGTTCCGCATGAATATCAAGCTGGAGGACTTTGTCAAAGAGTATATCTGCATGGAACAGGATATCCAGATTGAGGACCTTCAGGAGAGCGTCATGCAGTATGGACGGATGCAGAATAAGATCGAAGAGACGCAAGAAGAGATCAGAAGGCTTAATCTGATTCGGGAGCAGTATGAGGAATTCTGCAAAGATCACCGGGAAGTGGAAGCCTGCACGTACCAGATTGACCGGCTGGAAGAACTCTGGCTGGAAGCAAAGATCCAGGAATGCCGGGATAAGACGCTGGGACGCCAGGAAGAGATCGGCAAACAGGAAATGGTTAAGGAACAGCTGGAATCACAGGCCAGAATCCTGCAGAAGGAATATGAGGATATAATTCTCAGGATCGCCGACAGCGGATATGCCAATCTGGAGTCAGAACTGGCTGGCATTAATGAGACGCTTGAGAGGCTGGGTGCCAGCAAGGCACGCTGGGGGCAGACGGCCGACCGCCTGAAAGAGTGGAAGCAGCAGGATGTGACGCCCAACCAGACCATCTGGGATATCGACAAATTCGCGGACGGAAGCATTTCTGAAGGAGAACTTGAGAGGCTCAAGGAGAGCCTTCTGGACATTCAGGAAGAATTAGAAGAGCAGTGCCGGGAGGCAGACTCCGACCTGCGCAAGATCAAGAAGGAAGAAAAGGATGCCAGAGAGGAATTGAAGGAACTGAAGCAGGGGAAGAAGGCATATCCCAGGGAACTGGAGGAGGCCAGATACGAACTGCGCAACCGTCTCCACGAGCGATGCGGGAAATTCGTCAACGTACAGATACTGGCAGACCTTCTGGATATTAAGGATGAGCGGTGGCACAATGCCATCGAAGGCTATCTGGGCGGCAATAAGCTGCTGCTTGTGGTGGAGCCGGGCTATGCCAGGGAAGCCATGGACATCTACCAAGGGATGGACAGGAAGAAGTATTACCGTGCGGCTGTTCTGGACACGGAGAAGGTCATGGAGGATGGGCACCAGGCAAAGGCAGGTTCTCTCGCAGAAGAAATTGTGGCAAAAGAGCCCTATGTCAGGGCCTACATCGACTTTTTCCTGGGAAATGTGATGAAATGCGAATCCATAGAGGAACTGCGGGAGCACCGGATTGGAATTACGCCGGACTGCGTCTTGTATCACAGCTATCGTCTGCAGCATATCAATCCGGAGAATTATACCAGAAGGGCCTATATCGGAGAGACGAGTATGCGAAAGCGTATCCGCCAGCTGGAAGAGAAATGCCAGAAACTACAGGAAGAGCGTCTGCCTCTGCAGGAGATGCTGGAGGAAATCCGAAAGACTATGCAGCTGGAAATGCTGATGCAGCCGATCTCCGATTATCTGGGCTGGCTGTCTGATATGGAACAGATTCCGGCAAAAGAACGAAGGAAGAAGCAGATCATAGAGAAAATGCAGCGCTTAAAAGAAGAATCCGTGGATACCTGGAATCGTCAGAAAGAGGAAATCCAGCGGCAGCAGGAGGATAAAAAAGCGCAGATCGATCAGGTGCAGAAGGACATCTGGAACAACCAGAGGGATATTGAACGATTCCGGGAGGAACTTATACAGTCCGAGTCCGCATTGGCGCAGCAGAAGCAAAAGACCGTGGAAAATCCTGTATATGAGCAGGAATTCCAGGAGTACCTTGCAGGGAAGAAATCTTCCAATTATGAATATCTAAAGCGGCAGAGGATTGCGGAGCGCTATCCGAAGCAGGAACGGGAGGAGCAGGCATACCAGAAACTGGTGGACATCCGGGGCGAATACCTGAGGAATTATCCGAACCGTACCTACTCCGCGGCAATCAAGAATAACGAGGCTTACGACAAACTGCTGAACACGCTGCAGTGCGATGATCTGGAAGCCTACCGGGAGTCGGCGAAAGAACAGGCGCGCCAGGCGGTGGAACACTTTAAGGATGACTTTATCTTTAAGATACGAAGCGCCATCCGGGAAGCCTACCAGCGCAGGGACGAGCTGAACCGCATCATTAGCAGGCTGGACTTCGGAAAAGACAAGTATCAGTTCGTAATTACCAGAAATAAAGGGGCCGACGGGAAATATTACAAGATGTTCATGGACGATTCGCTGCAGATCAATCCAAGCCAGCTGACTAATACTATAGACAATCAGCTTAATATGTTCACCATGGAGCATGAGGATCAGTACGGGGACCTGATGAATGAACTGATCAACATCTTCATCCCGCCGGAAAACGCAACCAAGGAAGAACTGGACGAGGCGAAGAAGAACATGGACAAGTATGCAGATTATCGCACCTATCTGTCTTTCGATATGCAGCAGATCGTAAGAGGCGATAAAGATATGACCATCGGTCTTAGCAAGATGATTAAGAAGAACTCCGGCGGCGAGGGACAGAATCCGCTGTACGTAGCGCTTCTTGCCAGTTTCGCGCAAGTTTACCGCATCAACCTATCGCCCAAAATCCACAGAAGCCCCACCATACGGCTGGTCGTACTGGACGAAGCCTTCTCCAAGATGGACGCGGAAAAAGTGGCCAGCTGCATCTCGCTGATCCGGGGACTCGGCTTCCAGGCCATCATCAGCGCCACCAATGATAAGATACAGAATTACCTGGAAAATGTAGATAAGACATTTGTGTATGCCAATCCGAACAAGCGGCATATCTCGATACAGGAATTTGAGAAAAAAGATTTTGGGGAACTGAAAGATTGAAAGATAACACGTAACAATATTAAGATGTGCACGTAACACTTTTCAAAAGTGTTACGTGCACATCTTAATTTTGTTACGTGTCAAACCGCACTAACTGGTGTGTAAAATTGAAAGGAGCGTGCCAGAATGTATACGGTGGAAGT
This genomic interval carries:
- a CDS encoding TRAP transporter small permease; the encoded protein is MLNIMKKANAMLNKVFTGLSVALLAVVIVATALQVFTRYIMNASLSGTDEVARFAFVWMSMMGASLCVRNHGHAVVSVLTDSLKNKPKAQAIHSVAVQILIMIGAAVLVVCGIQLVIATGEQSSAGLGIPISYTYACIPVGGAGMVINSFVNILEEISCRKGGDAS
- a CDS encoding TRAP transporter large permease; amino-acid sequence: MSLTYALIIFAILLILIFFGVPIAYSIELSVVVLLVITHLKPLILIPQKLEIGMDTFVYLAIPLFTLAGYLMEQGGLSDRLVDCVEKLFGWFPGSMGTITIICCLFFASLTGSGPATVAAIGAIMVPTMLKNGYSRREAAGLLAAGGALGPIIPPSIAMIVYATTMGLSVPEMFMAALLPGILLGAAFIVTNTVLVVRKGMKGERPHFTAKELGRSIWRALGVIFLPILVLGGIYGGIFTPTEAATIAAVYALILGLAYRELNLGKIITAMKKTVTTSAMVIFIVGISNAFGTVLAAANIPKTIASVIIPYLNSRVVYLLLLMVLLFLVGCVMETVSSIVILAPILVPIGISMGINEMHLGILFSICLIVGFITPPFGLNLFTSAATSEVSFQEVVKGVLPYLAAALAVVVLIAFIPQISLALPELLGY
- a CDS encoding C-terminal binding protein, yielding MKAIVVDKDYGSVSARELMEVQESYKQAGIELEAYHFQTEEEIMEGCRGADAILATGNPPITRKVMEALPELKFIQRFGAGVNSIDLHAAAEMGKIVLNLPGFCAKELADLATAMILGLIRNTAYYDREIRKGKWPKCQYLLPGDVREMTLGLYGFGAAGRYLHDIFHGGFGTKVIACDPYVTEDVKRRYPDVEFVEFNRMLKESDIISIHVVLTPETTHVFNEDAFRQMKKTSMIINVSRGPVIDQKALAWALDEGEILYAGLDTVEKEPIDPDDPLLQMDNVILSPHSGSYGAGAKKTQIQMVCGLLPEAVKNGRIPARNIANKGVIEKITEYEFV
- a CDS encoding RraA family protein, which produces MAAGCKIIKEFCRPEKDLVMRFKDMPVANIDDNMGRVAAVDNSILPVGKGQLLGTAFTVRVPQGDNLMFHAAMDLAKPGDVIVIDAGGFEDRAIFGELMASYCKKRGIRGIVCDGAIRDRGGLAAMEDFPVYARATTPNGPYKNGPGEINVPVCIGGKVVYPGDIVVGDEDGVLFIRPQDAGKIADATLAVERKEADIMEHIIKDGTYIRPWVNKKLEEIGCEIVE
- a CDS encoding Wadjet anti-phage system protein JetA family protein encodes the protein MQLRNEIPDTFWGLFRSVNREIYIDALLYINEEYQYNNYFLTKEACIQVLGDMNARKRYELQWEESESEFDMLETPSSRILNWLLRTGWLKRIEDYNTLVTNIVIPDYSAIFIDAFERLSSEDMEETDIYIQNVYATLFSFQNDARANLGMLRTALVNTRRLNKALQDMLHNMDKFFARLLDQKSYGDLLREHLDGYVEEIVRKKYHILKTSDNFYIYKMDIKKCLRDMREDEAWIEQVRDRSRAMGDTGEDVLELLDQIERGFDDIEHRIANMDKEHTKYVRATVTRLNYLLSGESDTKGMVIKLLNRMSESADYDEVLAKTGEKMNLSLLEILSEKSLYKRRKGRRDFISQMEPDEEIADLDKEDVLKLNRIQVRYTKEQIEAFIESHMNQDEIMDAAQVDIMDEETFEKLILAYDYSTRRSSKYMVLEEEPNMIEKGPYKYPALKFVRRRL
- a CDS encoding DUF4194 domain-containing protein, which codes for MIDYFEQLSQEEQEDITEVIQILYRQTFLLERKYDKRSGRMQYVREYRICSKHMEFLRAYYKVAGITLKENAHMGLIYIQGEALWGEKLPRLATIYLLVLKLIYDEQMAAVSSSSHIVTTLGAVNGKAGDFRVLHGLPSPTEMRRTIALLKKYQIIEPLDVLEELNEHTRLIIYPCIHAVLMGDDIKELLETFGEEENIGDEAAIQSTLEDMPE
- a CDS encoding ATP-binding protein, with the translated sequence METKQPFKALSRICLNNWHYIDKKILTLSEGINFFTGHSGSGKSTVIDAIQIVLYANTDGRGFFNKAAADDSDRSLIEYLRGMVNISENNESQYLRNKNFSSTIVLELEQTNTREKQCVGVVFDVETATNEISRLFFWHTGELLNNHYRTEKRCLTTIEMREYLQRTFPPEGFYCGPSNERFRRQLYDIYLGGLDMEKFPRLFKRAIPFRMNIKLEDFVKEYICMEQDIQIEDLQESVMQYGRMQNKIEETQEEIRRLNLIREQYEEFCKDHREVEACTYQIDRLEELWLEAKIQECRDKTLGRQEEIGKQEMVKEQLESQARILQKEYEDIILRIADSGYANLESELAGINETLERLGASKARWGQTADRLKEWKQQDVTPNQTIWDIDKFADGSISEGELERLKESLLDIQEELEEQCREADSDLRKIKKEEKDAREELKELKQGKKAYPRELEEARYELRNRLHERCGKFVNVQILADLLDIKDERWHNAIEGYLGGNKLLLVVEPGYAREAMDIYQGMDRKKYYRAAVLDTEKVMEDGHQAKAGSLAEEIVAKEPYVRAYIDFFLGNVMKCESIEELREHRIGITPDCVLYHSYRLQHINPENYTRRAYIGETSMRKRIRQLEEKCQKLQEERLPLQEMLEEIRKTMQLEMLMQPISDYLGWLSDMEQIPAKERRKKQIIEKMQRLKEESVDTWNRQKEEIQRQQEDKKAQIDQVQKDIWNNQRDIERFREELIQSESALAQQKQKTVENPVYEQEFQEYLAGKKSSNYEYLKRQRIAERYPKQEREEQAYQKLVDIRGEYLRNYPNRTYSAAIKNNEAYDKLLNTLQCDDLEAYRESAKEQARQAVEHFKDDFIFKIRSAIREAYQRRDELNRIISRLDFGKDKYQFVITRNKGADGKYYKMFMDDSLQINPSQLTNTIDNQLNMFTMEHEDQYGDLMNELINIFIPPENATKEELDEAKKNMDKYADYRTYLSFDMQQIVRGDKDMTIGLSKMIKKNSGGEGQNPLYVALLASFAQVYRINLSPKIHRSPTIRLVVLDEAFSKMDAEKVASCISLIRGLGFQAIISATNDKIQNYLENVDKTFVYANPNKRHISIQEFEKKDFGELKD